Genomic window (Phycisphaeraceae bacterium):
TTTCCATCGTGATGTGCTGATCGAGTAGTGCTCCAAACAGTACCGGCGATCCTGCTGTTCCAAAGACCATGATCGCTGTCGCGAGCGCCCGGATCGCGCCGAGATGCTTCGTGCCGTACAACTCTGCCCACATCGCGCCAACTACAGGGCCGTTTAATCCTGCCGTGACTCCAAACAACCCAAGGAACAGCCTTGTGCCGATGGGGAGGTCGATCATTGCGATGGCAACGAGACTCAGGGCGAGCGGCACAAGAAAGAGCTTGACAAGGCTGCGCGCTCCAAACCGATCAACGAGCGGGCCAGCAATGAGACTGGTGATAACCTGCGCACCTGCAAAGACCACAAAGCTTCCGGCATACCACTCCTGTGTCCAGTGCTTCAACTCAAGCAAACTGCCGTGATGGAAGAATACACCAGTGACAATGAATCCAGGCGCGATCACCGCTGGCAGCAGCAGGAAGAATCTCGGATCGCGCATGACCTCGTTGCGAGTCCACTGCTTTCCAGTCGTCTTGTGGGAGATCGTGTCTATTCCTGACTGGACAGAGTCAAGATATGCCTGATGGCGTGTGTCGTGTCCGCGCAGTAGCATGAGCACCGATGGAATGAGCACGCATGCAACCGCGATTGCAGCGAACATCCATGTGTCACGCCAACTGAACTCCCAGATTGACAAGACGACCAGCGTTGGGAAGATCGCTTCGCCCGCGGGGAACCCAAGACTCGCGATACTCATCGCCTTACCGCGACGCACGGTGAAGTACCTTGACATGCTTGTCATAGAGGTGTGACTCAACAATCCCTGCCCAAAGAGACGCAGGCAGAAGAATGCGATACCCAGCGTCATTACGTGGTGTGCGTTCGCCATCAGCACGCACGCAAAGCACACGCCCAGGCAGAGCATCATGGTGAACTTACGCAGATCGGTTGTGTCGATCCTCCGTCCGATCTGGATAATTGTGAGTCCGGAGCACAGCGTTGCAAGTGAGTACGTCAATCCATACTGCGTCTTGGTGAGATCGAACTCAACCTCAAGGTGCTGGCCGAACAAGGAGATGAAAAACGTTTGTCCGAAGGATGAGAAGAGGGTGAGCACGAAGCCGAATGCAAGGAAACGCGGCTCTACGCGAAAGAAGCGGATGTAGTCTTTCATGTTGAGAACTGTATTGTCTCAGTCGCATTATCGGCGACTCGGAGGATAGAGAATCTGGGTGTCTTCGCCTGTCGGTCCTGCCGAGGAGAGAGTCCAGCCAATAGCATCAGTTTCCTGCCACAGCAAATATCCGTCAGAGTAGATGTCTCGTGGAACATCGTCCATGAACGCGGGGACCAGTACACTCAGTTCTATAGGCGTTGAGTTTGTGGCAAGCTTGAACTGTTCAACAGCAAGCATCGTGTCTGCAGCGTTGAGCATTTGTGTTGCCTGCCAGTGCTTCAACACAATCCGTTGCAATGAAGGAAATAGCACGCCGGAGAGTGGGGCCTGGAATGGTACTGCCTTGACGTTATGTTCGTGCCGATGGTCAATCTTGTCAAGCCCTAGTTTTGGCCACGCATATGGTGGAACTGTTGCAGCAAGTTTCGATTCGTGTATATATTGTGATGCAAACTCGATTTCTGATTGGCGTGACCCCATGTGCTCTTTGCCAGCCAATTGTGATTCTTCGGTTGGGCTGTCGCTTGTTATGCGTTCAAACTGTTCGATGCCGATTCGGGGCATGGTACCGTCACCCTTTGAAGTGGTTATGTAGCATTCCTGCAGCATATCAAGGAACATGGCATATTCGCCATCAAGAGCCTCCAGCATCGCTGGTTGGAGCGAGATCATGTGCAGTGCCTCACGAAGCTCATTCAGTTGTCTCGCATTCAAAACGAGTTCCTGCTCAATCGCAGTGAGAAGGATATTTGAGACACTCTCAGCACTTGTTGAAGCGCTGACCGTGGCGATAGTTGTTGGTATTTCGCTCATGTGCCGGATAATGCGACACGCAGAAGTAATGTCTGTGAGGAATCGTTCTGGATCATTTTCGGTAACTGCTACCTTAGCATCGAATGTGAGTATGGCGCATGCGATACGCTCGTCACCAAGTACTCGAAAATCTGAGGTGACCAGCCACGTCTTGTGTGCATCATCCTTCGAGCGATTGGGCAGAATAGAAGCACATAGCTTGTATGCTGCTGCTGCAATAGCCAGTTTCCGAAGGTGGTACGCATCCGATTGAT
Coding sequences:
- a CDS encoding MFS transporter, producing MKDYIRFFRVEPRFLAFGFVLTLFSSFGQTFFISLFGQHLEVEFDLTKTQYGLTYSLATLCSGLTIIQIGRRIDTTDLRKFTMMLCLGVCFACVLMANAHHVMTLGIAFFCLRLFGQGLLSHTSMTSMSRYFTVRRGKAMSIASLGFPAGEAIFPTLVVLSIWEFSWRDTWMFAAIAVACVLIPSVLMLLRGHDTRHQAYLDSVQSGIDTISHKTTGKQWTRNEVMRDPRFFLLLPAVIAPGFIVTGVFFHHGSLLELKHWTQEWYAGSFVVFAGAQVITSLIAGPLVDRFGARSLVKLFLVPLALSLVAIAMIDLPIGTRLFLGLFGVTAGLNGPVVGAMWAELYGTKHLGAIRALATAIMVFGTAGSPVLFGALLDQHITMETIAWGCCVYTCAAMALSTVALQLRQM